In Hyphomicrobiales bacterium, the sequence GCCAGCACCTTCGGCCGCATCTGCGCGGCATTGTGCTCGTGATAGGGCAGGAGCGGGGTCGCGATGCCGTAATGCGCCAGCAGCGTCTTCGAGGTGCGGGTATCCTCGGCCAGGATCGCATCGGCCGCCGCCAGCGTCGCCAGCGCGCGGAAGGAGATGTCGCGCAGGTTGCCGATCGGCGTCGCGACGATGTGAAGCCCGGGCGCCAGCGGCTCAGCCTCGGCCCTCAGGCCGAAGGCGGTGTAGCTGGGAGAACGGGCAGGGATCTCTTTCGACATCGCGCCACGCTGCCACAGCGGCAGGCCCGGCGCCATGGCACGGCGGCACGCGGCTGGCGCAACCCATAGTTAACAACTTGAAAATAGGATTCCACACTGGCACGAGAGTCCCCCTGGGGGCTGGATAGCCGGGCGGAGCGCTTGCAGGCCCGGTCAGGACTGGAGATCGCCCGTGTTGCATCATCGGCACTTCGCACCGATCCTGCGGTTGAAGGCGCGGGCGCTCGCGCTGGCCCTGCCGCTCGCGCTGGCCGCCTGCAGCGGCGGCACCTCCGGCCTTCCGGGCTTCGACTCCGGGAACCCCGCCTCCGGCGCGGCACCGACCGGGCAGACCATCGGCAACGGCAAGGTCAAGGTCGGGCTCGTCCTGCCGCTGACGGCGGAGGGACAGGGCGCGGTGGTCGGCAACTCGCTGAAGAACGCCGCCGAGATGGCGCTCGCCGAATTCCCGAACGCTGACCTCACGCTGCTGGTCAAGGACGACCGCGGCACGGCCGAGGGCGCCCGCGCAGCGGCTCAGGAGGCGGTGTCGGAAGGCGCGGAGCTGATCATCGGCCCGTTGTTCGCGCCCTCCGTGCAGGCGGCCGGGCAGGTGGCGCGCGGCGCCAATCGTCCGATCATCGCCTTCTCGAGCGATACCAGCGTCGCCTCGCGCGGCATCTACCTTTTGTCCTTCCCGCCCGAGAACGACGTCAACCGCGTCATCGCCTATGCCAGCCAGCAGGGCCGGAAATCCTTCGCCGCGCTCATTCCGGATACGGCCTATGGCAAGGTCGTGGAAGCCGCTTTCCAGCAGGCCGTCGCCGGCCATGGCGCCCGCGTCGCGGTGATCGAGCGCTTCGGTTCGGACCCGGCCGCGATGCGCAGCGCCATCCAGCGCCTGATGCCCTCGCTCCAGCAGGCGGACGCGCTGTTCGTGCCCGCCGCCGCCGACACGATGCCGACGCTCGGACAGCTCTTGCAGGAGGCCGGCTACAACCCGGCCAAGGTGAAGCCGCTCGGCACCGGGGTCTGGAACGATGCCGGCGTGGCGCGCGTGCCGGCGATCCAGGGCGGCTGGTTCGCCTCGCCCGACACCGCCGGCTTCAACGCCTTCGCCGGCCGCTATCAGCAGCGCTTCAACAGCGCGCCGGCCCGCACGGCGACGCTCGCCTATGACGCGGTCTCTCTGGCGGCGGCGCTCGCCCGCACACAGGGCTCGCAGCGCTTCTCGGAGAGCGTTCTGACCAACGCTTCCGGCTTCGCCGGCGCCGACGGCGTCTTCCGCTTCCGGCCGGACGGGCAGGTGGAACGCGGCCTTGCCGTGCTCGAACTGCGCAATGGCCAGATCGTCACCATCAACGCCGCGCCGCGCGATCTCGGGCCGCGCTCGCAGTAGGAAAGCCCTCCGTCGCCGTCATTCCGGGCGACCGAAGGAAGACCCGGAATCCATGGCAGAGCGCAACGCCCTCCGATGGATTCCGGATCGGCGCCGCTTTGCGGCTTGCCCGGAATGACGGCGCGTTTGGGTTGCCGCGCGTCTCAGCTCAGCGGCGCATATTTCACGACGCAGCCATAGGCCTTGGTGCTCGCCTCCGAGACCGGCCTGCCGGCCTTCAGCTCCGTGACGGCCTGACGGACATAGCTCTTGGCGCCGTTCAGGCTCGAAGCCGAGGAGGAGGGCTTGTCGTCGATCGCGCCCATATAGGCGAGCGTGCCCTTCGGATCGATGACGTACATGTGCGGCGTCGTCTGCGCGCCATAGGCACGCGCCATCCGGCTGTTCGGATCGAGCAGGATTCCGGCCGGTGCCGCATCACGCTGAACCGAGAGTTCCTTGGCCCTGGCGCCGTCGACATGGCCTTGCTCGCCCTGCGGCGAAGAGATCACCGAGAGCCAGACGATGCCCTCCTTCGCCATATCCTTCTGCAGCGTCTGCATGGTGGCGCTGTTGTAGTGCTTCCGAACATAGGGGCAGTCATGGTTGGTCCATTCGAGGATCACCGTCTTGCCCGCGAATTCGGAAAGGTTGCGGGTCCGACCGTCGGCATCCACCGCCTGGAAGGCGGGCGCCGGCGCGCCGACCTTGGGCGCTCCCTGCGCAAGGGCGGCGGCGGGCAGGGCGAGACCGGCGATGGCGAGGCCGGCGATGAAAGTCTGTCTGGTCAGGCTTTGCATGTCTGTCTCCCTCTCTGAACGATGCTGCGTTACGGGCTTGCTGCCGCCGTCTTCGCCTCCCGGCCAGCCGCGCGGGCGGCTGCCGCGATCACGGTATCGGCCGTGAGCAGTTGTGGCAGGATTTCCGGCTGCGCGTCCTTGCGGCCCGGATAGAACAGGTATAGCGGCACGCCGGCACGCCCCTGCTCGGCCAATGCCGTGGCGATGCGCGCATCGCGATTGGTCCAGTCGGCCTTGAGATAGGTCACACCCAACTTCGCGAAGGCATCCTTCACCTCCTGCCGCGAGAGCGCGACCCGCTCGTTGGCGATGCAGGTGATGCACCAGGCGGCCGTGAAGTTGACGAAGACCGGCTTGCCCTGTGCCTGCAGCGCTGCGA encodes:
- a CDS encoding Penicillin-binding protein activator; protein product: MLHHRHFAPILRLKARALALALPLALAACSGGTSGLPGFDSGNPASGAAPTGQTIGNGKVKVGLVLPLTAEGQGAVVGNSLKNAAEMALAEFPNADLTLLVKDDRGTAEGARAAAQEAVSEGAELIIGPLFAPSVQAAGQVARGANRPIIAFSSDTSVASRGIYLLSFPPENDVNRVIAYASQQGRKSFAALIPDTAYGKVVEAAFQQAVAGHGARVAVIERFGSDPAAMRSAIQRLMPSLQQADALFVPAAADTMPTLGQLLQEAGYNPAKVKPLGTGVWNDAGVARVPAIQGGWFASPDTAGFNAFAGRYQQRFNSAPARTATLAYDAVSLAAALARTQGSQRFSESVLTNASGFAGADGVFRFRPDGQVERGLAVLELRNGQIVTINAAPRDLGPRSQ
- a CDS encoding PPO candidate 1, with product MQSLTRQTFIAGLAIAGLALPAAALAQGAPKVGAPAPAFQAVDADGRTRNLSEFAGKTVILEWTNHDCPYVRKHYNSATMQTLQKDMAKEGIVWLSVISSPQGEQGHVDGARAKELSVQRDAAPAGILLDPNSRMARAYGAQTTPHMYVIDPKGTLAYMGAIDDKPSSSASSLNGAKSYVRQAVTELKAGRPVSEASTKAYGCVVKYAPLS